Below is a window of Acidobacteriota bacterium DNA.
ATTCAATGGGGGGCAGGCTATGCGCCGTATTTCGACACGCCTGTCCCGGCGGATTATGACGGCGACGGCAAAGCGGACTTGGCGATCTGGCGCGGCGCGGATTCGATCTGGTACATCCGGCCCAGCGCCAACCCAAACAGTCCCGTGCTGGCGTTATGGGGCGCGAATTATGCGCCGTACTTCGATGTGCCCGCGCCCGCCGATTATGACGGGGATGGCAAGGCGGATATTGCGGTGTGGCGGCGCAGCGGGACGTGGTTCGTCAAGCGCAGCACGGACGGGACGAACCTGATTCAAGGGCAGGGCGGAAGCGGCGATGTGCCGGTGCCTGCTTATGGCGTCAGGTAGCATAAGCGTGTGTTGCCTATGTAACTATCTAAAATCTTTGATTAACAATACATCGCGAATCGAATAGCCGCGCGCCAGGAAGAGGCGTTGGCCGTCACGGCTAAACACATAGTTATAAATCTCGCCGGAGTTGAAGTCGGTCAGCGGCTGCGGCGCGCGACCATTCAAAGGTTGCAGCCATAGATTATCGAAGGTCTTGCCCTTCACGACATAAGTCAGCGCCCGCCCATCCGGCGTCCAGCGGCAGCCGAGATCCGACTCCGCCGTGCTGGGCAGTTCGAAGGTTTTCAAGGGTGCGCCACCATCCGCCGGCATGACCACCGCTTGCCACTTGCCCGAGTCTTTCATGTAGACATAAGAAATCCCTTGTCCGTCGGGGGAAAAGTGCGGTGAGTGGGCTTCGTCCTCGGTCAGGGAGACAGGCGTGCCACCCTCAGCCGGAAT
It encodes the following:
- a CDS encoding VCBS repeat-containing protein produces the protein IQWGAGYAPYFDTPVPADYDGDGKADLAIWRGADSIWYIRPSANPNSPVLALWGANYAPYFDVPAPADYDGDGKADIAVWRRSGTWFVKRSTDGTNLIQGQGGSGDVPVPAYGVR